In one Balaenoptera ricei isolate mBalRic1 chromosome 20, mBalRic1.hap2, whole genome shotgun sequence genomic region, the following are encoded:
- the CDRT4 gene encoding CMT1A duplicated region transcript 4 protein: MGNRRSLSELTENIGLPVNLLEKHDLWPAYVTYTSPLVKRLIEKSKARDLERLQTAEESRPTCRQSEPPSVVQPKRRKSSKPSGSMTFKDVRSETAPSGWGPFPTSATGPPVVPERTRFHADARASPTADYNKVIFSRKPRTRMLPYRPLLAGEEKHPDV; this comes from the coding sequence AACTGACAGAAAACATCGGGCTTCCGGTGAATCTGCTTGAGAAACATGACCTGTGGCCCGCCTATGTCACGTACACATCCCCGCTGGTGAAAAGACTGATTGAGAAAAGCAAAGCCAGAGACCTGGAACGCTTGCAAACGGCCGAGGAGAGCCGGCCGACATGCAGGCAGAGCGAGCCTCCCAGCGTCGTCCAGCCGAAAAGGAGAAAGTCCTCCAAGCCCTCAGGCAGCATGACGTTCAAGGACGTGAGGTCAGAGACCGCGCCCTCGGGGTGGGGCCCTTTCCCCACGTCGGCCACGGGTCCCCCCGTGGTTCCAGAGCGCACCCGCTTCCACGCGGATGCCAGGGCAAGTCCCACCGCCGACTACAACAAGGTCATCTTCTCCCGGAAGCCGAGGACGAGGATGCTTCCGTACCGCCCACTGCTGGCCGGCGAGGAGAAACACCCCGACGTTTAA